In the Chromatiales bacterium genome, ATTCACTTCAGTCAGCAGCAGATGCGGTACGGGATGTACTGGACAATGGTTCCGCACTGGAAAGATTTCAACGAGCTTTAACTTAAGTTATGCCCGTTTATCCATCGGGCCCTGTTAGTTAAGGAGGAAAAAATGGATCAGACTTACTACGACACCACCGTTGCAATGGAAAAGGCCGGTGTAGACGCCGAGTACATCCAGGGCTGGCAGGGTGGTTACCTGCACAACCCCGAGCGTGAAGAGCAGCGCGTGACTGAAGCCTACTCTGCCGGTTACGAAGACGGCAAGGCTCGCAAGACCGACGGCTACTCAAGCTGGGCCAAGTAATCGAATAGTTTTATTCGATTATCGAAAAAAGGCGGGTCATCGTGACCCGCCTTTTTTTGTGCCCGGAAAAAGGAGCCTGCTTACAATAACGTCGGCGTTAGCAATCCACTGATCTGCCTAGTCCGTCTTGAACAGGTCATTGAATCCTTTCTTTAAACTCTTCATCGCCTCGGGCACCTCGATATCCATAATCTGTGACTGTATCCACTTATTGTCCTTCGGCCCCATGGCGCCTGCCACCTTTTCACCAAGATAGCGGCACATATTAAAACTCGGCTCTTCGTTCTCGAAACTGAACTCGGCGTAGTCAGCCATACGTTCATTGAGCTTGGGGATGTATTCCGCGTCCACTTCCTCGTTGGACATGCCGTAATCATTCAGATTGGTTTTCATCTGGCGTAGCGTGTTCATGGCCATGGTGGTGACATAGGTGGCACGCTGTTCTTCGTCCAGGGACTCATAGGCAAGGCGATCGGCGATATGGATCAGAAAGGCCATGCTTTCGAAGATCACATCCAGGCGCTGTTTCTGCGTGTCGGTCTGAAAGTCTTCGTTCTCCATACGCAGCACCAGGTTCTGGGCGATACGCCAGGCGATAAAGGCGAGCGCACCGGCGATCTCCTCAATGCTGTGTTCCTTGTCTTTTACATTCCAACGGCTCTTGATTCTCACCGTGACTACCTCTTGTTTGCGATAGGCGCCATTGTACACCGCTTCGGGCCGGTCACCTGTAACTCTTTGGCAATATGGCTGTCTAACTGTGGCAGCCACTGTGCAAGCTTGCTAGGATAAATATCAGAGCAATATAGTCAAGTTTAAATTACGACGGTGCATTCTATGGGAACCTTCCTCGACGATCTCAAGACCGATGTCCAGCAAAACTGTCACATCTCCGACGCACGCTATGCCGCCGATTACACCATCTGCATTTACCTGATGAAGATGCGTGAATTCTTTCGCTGGGAAAATGGTCTGGGCTATCAGGACCATCTGCCCAAGGACGAGGTGGGTAACTGGTTGCGTGAGCGAGAATCACTCTGGGAGTCGGTGGAAGCTAATGACTTTTTGCCTATCAAGACACGCCAGCAAAGCTTCGAGCCTTTCGATGTGGACAACATCAACCAGGGCCTCAACGCAGATGGTTATATCTATGGCGCGGGGCTGGGCATCGGCGCCAGCCCCCACTTCTTCCTCGCCGAGATGGAGCAACGCCATCAGATAGGCGATACCACCATCCTGGTTGCCGGACGTGAGCTGGCACGTGATCTCAGCTCGCCCCCCGCCATGAGCCAGGGTAAGACCATCTATATACGCCGCGAGTCGCTCAGGCGAACCATGTGGGAGCGTCTCGAGAACTGGAACTGGAACCGGCCACAGAACGCCATGGCACGCGCCCTGACGCATTTTGACATTGAAGGCGACCTGGAAGGCGCACTGGATCACATGACCGCTGTCGAGACCGATACGGTGCTTCACCATGAGTTTGGCGAGGTGCAGGCCGGCGAGATGTTGGGCGAAGAGTGGCATGATTTGCTCATCTCCCTGCCCCGCTCACGTGTTGAATTCATGGCCCGAGCCGTACGTGACCTGCTGGCCGACAGTCTCTCCACCCTTCCTCACCTGCTCGAGAAACAGGACGAGGCCAGCCTGCATCTCTATATCGCCAACCTCAATGGCATGCGCAAGGAACTCGCACCCGGTCTCAAGCAGGCCTATGACCACTGGATAGAGAGCGGCGATCTGGAGCAAATGGAACGCTTCGCACAAATGGGACGTGATCACTGGCTGGAGACGGCGCAGCGACTGGTTGAGCTTCACAAGCAGGAAGGTATTTCCGGCATGAAGGCGATGCAGCAAATGCTGGAACAAAGTGCCGCACACTAGGTATCGATTACACTAATGTCATCGAGTATCCGATTTGGTATCTGTCGACAGACAGGATACGAACACCAGCCATGATATAATCACGTCCATTCGAGTTAATCAGCCAAGATATTAATGGAAAAAGAGATCACACCGCTCAAGTCTATCGTCGAGGTCAAGCCAAACAGCTTTATCTTCGAACAACGGAATTCCATTCCAGCGGAGGCCTGCGCAGAAATCATACGCCGCTTCGAAGCACAGGAAGACGAACAATATGAGGGCCGCATCGGTCAGATTGTTGCCTCGGATCAGAGTATCAAGAAAACCACCGATCTGGTCGTCAGTGGCAAGGACAACTGGAAGGACGTCGACAACGGTCTGCACTACTCACTGGGCATGGCACTAAAGGAGTTCCGCGAAACCTTTCCCTATTTCAAGGGCCCCTTCAAGGACATGGGTTATAACCTGCAGCGTTATAACCCCGGCGAGTATTATCACTGGCACATTGATGGCGGTAGTCATGACTTTAGTCAACGCCAACTGGTAGCCCTGTGGTATCTCAATGATGTGCCCGGTCCCGGCGGTGAAACGGAATTTTTATACCAGGATGTAAAGGTTACGCCCGAGGCAGGTAAACTGATCCTGTTCCCACCCTTCTGGACGCATGAACATCGTGCCGCTCGGGTTCAAAAGGGCGTCAAGTATATCGCAACCACCTGGATTGTATTCGCCTGAGGGCTATATGCTGGCGCCATGTTCGCGAGCCAATGCCAAACGGCTTGCTTCGCTTGGATAGTCACTCAGAGGCGACTGTAGATACATCTGCCACTGAGAAAAGTCTTCGGCGAGATCGGGGTTCGTACCCTGACATCCGAGCAGGTTGATAATGTAGTCGCCGACCTTCCACGGCCCCTCTCCCTTTAATTCCCCTTTAATCACATAGATCCCGTCGTTGGCTTCCATCTGGTCCCAGAATATTTCAAAGAACAGGATCCCGTCGGGATGGGGAAACAATTCGGCGATCACCTTCTCACCTCCATGGGGTGATTTGATCATCAAGGGTGAAGTAACTGTAAAGATCTCGGCCATGTCTATCTAGATCTAGCGCACATAGATTTCGGTCTGCATCATGTCGCCCTCGTCATCATACATAACCTCTTTTGCACCGGGCATGCGCTTGAGGATGTAAGCGGCCATCATGGTTGCCATATTCTGGTTTTCCTGCTCGATGGCTGTCAGCAATTTATCCGCAACAATTTGACACCGCTCCTTGGTGGTCGGGTCATCGATCCAGGTGCGGCCCATCTGCCAGCCCTTGGACATGTCTGCGTCCATCTTGTTGAACATTTCATCGGCCTCACCGAGCATGAAGTCCGGCACCGTCACTTCAAAGGTTTGGCCATCGATAATAACATTGAGTATCATGTGTGTTTACCCGTGTAAAAACAGTAAGTTATTATCACGCATTGTAACGTGATAAATGCCCAGGAGTTAAGCGTCCATGTTGTTGCATATTCCCAATGTATTGAATCGAAACGACCTTGAACATGTCCATGGTCTGCTGGGCAAGGCACGCTTTGTCGATGGTAAGCTCTCTGCCGGCATGGCCGCAAAACGCGTCAAGAACAACCAGGAAGTGGCGCGCGAAGAGACACAGCTGTTGCAGCAGCTCAATAACGTAGTCATGGGACGCCTGGTACAACATCCGATTTATCTCAACGCTGCCCTGCCCCTACGCATCGCCACACCATTTTATGCCCGCTATGGACAGGGTATGACCTATGGCGACCACGTCGACGATCCGGTCATGGGCCCGGGTCCAGGACAACAGTACCGCTCCGATCTCTCCATTACCGTATTTC is a window encoding:
- a CDS encoding 2OG-Fe(II) oxygenase — protein: MEKEITPLKSIVEVKPNSFIFEQRNSIPAEACAEIIRRFEAQEDEQYEGRIGQIVASDQSIKKTTDLVVSGKDNWKDVDNGLHYSLGMALKEFRETFPYFKGPFKDMGYNLQRYNPGEYYHWHIDGGSHDFSQRQLVALWYLNDVPGPGGETEFLYQDVKVTPEAGKLILFPPFWTHEHRAARVQKGVKYIATTWIVFA
- a CDS encoding Fe2+-dependent dioxygenase, which gives rise to MLLHIPNVLNRNDLEHVHGLLGKARFVDGKLSAGMAAKRVKNNQEVAREETQLLQQLNNVVMGRLVQHPIYLNAALPLRIATPFYARYGQGMTYGDHVDDPVMGPGPGQQYRSDLSITVFLNDPGDYEGGELVVRTSFGDRSIKLPAGDAIMYPSSSIHHVAEITSGERVVAVTWLQSMIRDPQKRELLYELNQAREQLLKSAPEAAETKQVDRSYVNLVRMWSEV